A region of the Kribbella sp. NBC_01245 genome:
GTGGCGCCGAATGCTGCGGGCTGCAATAGAGCTCCTTGTGTAGAACTACAGGTGTCGTGGTTGACGACGACATTTGTAGTGGATGAGCTGCTACCTTGTCAACCATGCCCCGGAATCCGGAACGCAGGAATCAGCTGGCCGACGCAGGACTGACCGTGCTCGCCGCGGCCGGCGCGCGCGGTCTGACCCATCGCGCGGTCGACGCCGCGGCCGCCGTACCGGCCGGCACGACCTCCAACTACTTCCGCAGCCGCGACGACCTGCTCGGCGCACTCGGCGAGCGCATCTTCGAGCGACTCGCGCCGGACGAGACCGTGCTCGCGCCACTGGCCGAGCGCAAGCCGTCGGTCGACCTGGTGGTCGACTACGTCCGCTACATCGTCGAGCGCCTGCTGGCCCAGCCGTCGCTCACCCTCGCGCTGTTCGAACTGCGCCTGGAAGCGACCCGACGACCCGGGCTGAACGACGTGCTCAACCGGACCCTTGAGCGCAACTTCGACCTCGACGTCTCGTTCCACGTCCAGGCGGGCCTACCCGGCGGCGTCGACGAGGTCCGCCTACTGCACTTCGCGATCGACGGCCTGATGCTCGACCAACTCACCCCCGGCACCGGCCGCCGCTACGACGTCGACACCACCACCGCCCAACTAGTCCACCGCCTCCTCCAGCAACCCTGACCACTCGTCGCATGGTCGACACCGGCGTACGGCATTGACGGTGGGGATACCGAGTATGCATACTCGGTATATGTCGATCAAATTTGGGCTGCTGGCGTTGTTGAGGTCTGAGCCGAAGTACGGGTATCAGTTGCGCGGGGAGTTCGAGGCGGCGACCGGGTCGACCTGGCCGTTGAATATCGGGCAGGTCTATACGACGCTCACCCGGCTGGAGCGCGATGGGCTGGTGCGGCCCGCGGGCGAGGCGGACGGCAAGGTTCGGTACGAGATCACCGAGGCCGGGCGGACCGAGGTGGCCGGCTGGTTCGATACGCCGGTGGCGCGGGAGGACCGGCCGCGCGATGAGCTGGCGATCAAGCTGGCGCTGGCGCTCACCGTACCGGGGATCGACGTCGCGGCCGTGGTGCAGCACCAGCGCGCTGCCACGATGACGTCGCTGCAGGAACTCACCCGGCTGAAGCGTTCGGCCAAGCCCGACGAGTGGTCCTGGCAGCTGGTGGTGGAATCGATGATCTTCGCCGCCGAGGCCGAGATCCGCTGGCTCGACCATTGCGAGGCGATGATGTCGCGCCACCGCCGATCCGGCCACACCGCCACCACCCCCACCGCCGACCCCGCTGACCACGTTGAAAAGACTGATCAGGTACGGCGATGAGCGTGGTGCTGGATGTTCGGGCCTTGACGCGGGTACACGGCGAAGGCCCAACCGCCGTACATGCGTTGAACAACGTGGATCTGGCCGTCGCGGCGGGTGAGCTGGTCGCGGTGATGGGGCCTTCGGGCTCCGGCAAGTCGACGCTGCTCACGTGCGCGGGTGGTCTCGACCGGCCGACCAGTGGCGAGATCCTGGTCGAGGGCACCGACCTGGTGACGCTCGCGGCGGCCGAGTTGGCGGCCATGCGGCGACGGCGGATCGGCGTCGTCTTCCAGGATTTCAACCTGATCCCGGCCCTGACCGCGGTCGAGAACGTCGCTCTCCCCCTGGAACTCGACGGCGTCCGCGCCCGCCAAGCGCGTAAGCAGGCTGAGCGCGCGCTGGCCGAGGTCGATATCGCCGAACTGGCCGAGCGGTTCCCCGAGGAGATGTCCGGCGGCCAGCGGCAGCGGATCGCGATCGCCCGCGCCATCGTCGGTGAGCGCAAACTGTTGCTGGCCGACGAACCGACCGGCGCGCTCGACTCCGAAACCGGTGAGACCGTGCTGCAGTTGCTCCGGGATCGCTGTGACAGCAAGGGAATCGCGGTCGTCCTGGTCACGCACGAGGCCCGTCACGCGGCCTGGGCCGACCGGGTCGTCTACCTACGCGACGGTGTGCTCGTCGGCCAGTCCGGCCCCTTACCCAGCGCGGATTCGCTCCTCGCAACCCTTGCAGCCGTTGGCGCCCAGCCGAGACGCCGTAGGTACTTCGCAGCCGCACAAGCCTGGCTACTCGGTCAGATCGGCTGC
Encoded here:
- a CDS encoding ABC transporter ATP-binding protein — translated: MSVVLDVRALTRVHGEGPTAVHALNNVDLAVAAGELVAVMGPSGSGKSTLLTCAGGLDRPTSGEILVEGTDLVTLAAAELAAMRRRRIGVVFQDFNLIPALTAVENVALPLELDGVRARQARKQAERALAEVDIAELAERFPEEMSGGQRQRIAIARAIVGERKLLLADEPTGALDSETGETVLQLLRDRCDSKGIAVVLVTHEARHAAWADRVVYLRDGVLVGQSGPLPSADSLLATLAAVGAQPRRRRYFAAAQAWLLGQIGCLLGVGVGALLGYTTRTLTRSPYFAVPWLQLLGIVVLVPLFAAGLAWLMTRSRLPMLRRAE
- a CDS encoding TetR/AcrR family transcriptional regulator, which codes for MPRNPERRNQLADAGLTVLAAAGARGLTHRAVDAAAAVPAGTTSNYFRSRDDLLGALGERIFERLAPDETVLAPLAERKPSVDLVVDYVRYIVERLLAQPSLTLALFELRLEATRRPGLNDVLNRTLERNFDLDVSFHVQAGLPGGVDEVRLLHFAIDGLMLDQLTPGTGRRYDVDTTTAQLVHRLLQQP
- a CDS encoding PadR family transcriptional regulator yields the protein MSIKFGLLALLRSEPKYGYQLRGEFEAATGSTWPLNIGQVYTTLTRLERDGLVRPAGEADGKVRYEITEAGRTEVAGWFDTPVAREDRPRDELAIKLALALTVPGIDVAAVVQHQRAATMTSLQELTRLKRSAKPDEWSWQLVVESMIFAAEAEIRWLDHCEAMMSRHRRSGHTATTPTADPADHVEKTDQVRR